GGGTGAAGGCGACCGGGGGCACATCGGCCGCGCCGGCCGGCAAGGGTCGCGGCACCGACAGGCCGCGCACGTCGGACCACCAGGCATAGGTGGCGTTGGTCAGGTTGAAGACGCCTGCGCGCAACGTCAGCGCATCGGTCAGCCGGGCGAAGACGGTGGCGTCGAGGATGGTGAAGGCGTCGGGCCGGAAACAGGTGCTGGCACACAGGCCGTTCGTGTCCTGGGCCGCCTTGCGCGCGCTGTGCGTCATGATGAGCTGTCCACCGAAGCGGCCGGCGCCGGGCTCGCGCCAACCCACGCCCATCACCAGCTTGAGCGGATCGACCGTCGACAGCGGCTTGGCCGTGCCGTCGGGCGCGATCTGGTCGCCCTCGGCATAGGAAATGGCGAGCTGTCCGGTCAGGCCGTTTCCCGCGCGCGCATCCAGGCGCGCCTCGGCACCCTTCACCTTGGCGCGGTCCAGATTGATGAACTGGTACACGGCCGGATTGGTCGGGGTGAAGGCGCCGCTCACCACCTCCTGGCTGATGAAGTCGCGATAATCGGCGCGGAAGACGCTGGCCGACAGGTCGACCGCTTCGCTGTTCAGGCGCAGGCCCGCCTCGATCGCCTCGCTGGTTTCGGGCCGCAGGTTCGGGTTGGGGGCCGAGGTATAGCCGAAGGCGAGGTTCGAGAAGAACTGGTTGATCTGCCCCGGCTCCGGCGCGCGGAAGCCGCGGGCATAGCTGGCGAACAGCCGCACGGTCGGGGCGAGCGCGAGCACCGCGCCGACGCGCGGGCTGACCCGGTCGGCAGACTGGCTCGCCCCGGCGAACCCGGGGAGCAGCGGATCGCGCTCGGGTGACAGGCGGTACCAGTCGTAGCGCAGCGCCGGGTGAAGCGTCAGCGGACCGAGCCCGATCTCATCGCCTAGGAACCCGCCGGCCAGGGTGAAGTCGGTGCTGGGAAACGCGCGTGTCGGGAACGTCTCGCCCGCAGGCGGCACCGTGCCGTCGCGCAATCCCCGCTGGCGCAGGACGCTGACGTCCGCGCCCGTGACCAGCCGATGGGTGATCCCGCCGGTCGTGAAGCCCAGCCGCACCTCGCCCGAGCCGCCATAGACCCGGTTCTCCAGCGTGTTGAGCCGGGTGCGGTCGGCCAACGTGCGGCGATCCTCGGCGCTGAACTGGCGGTTCGCGGCGTCCTGAACATAGACCGCCGCCCGCGCAAACTGGACGATACCAATGCCGTCATAGGTCCAGTCGAGCGCGCCGCGCCAGCGCTTGCCGGTATCGCGCGCCTGCGATCCCGCCACGCTGGCGTTGATGCCGGTCAGCACGTCGGTTGCCAGCCGGTTGTCGAGATATTCGCCGGTGGCGCGCAGACGCTGGCCGGGCGCGACGTCCCAGACCAGCTTGCCCATCAACGCGTTGGCCTGTCCGTCCTGCGGATTGGGCGCGGTGCGGGTGACGCCGGTGCCCTCGACATCGCCCTTGTTCTTCAGCTCGGAAAAGTCACGGCGGGTATAGGCCAGCATCGCCGACACCGCGCCCGTTCGTCCCGCCACCACCGCCGACTGGGTGAACTCGTCGTCGGCCGAATTATACTGCGTCCGCAGCGACCCGCCGAAGGACTTCGCCCCGAGAATATCGGCCGGATCGCTGGTCGTGAAACTGACCGCGCCCGCCAGTCCGTCACTGCCGTACAGCGCCGAAGCGGGTCCGCGCAGGAATTCGACCGACCTGATGAGCCCGATGTCGACGTAATCACCGCGTCCGACATCCTGCGCTCCGAAACTAAAGCCGTAAGGCACGCGTACGCCGTCGACCTGGATCAGCACGCGGTTGCCGCCGATGCCCCGCACGACGAACCCCTCGTTGCCGGCGCGCCCCGTCACGCCCTGCGCCGCGCCGAAACGCGCCGGGGCACGACGAACGCTGATCCCCGGCTCGAAGCGGACCAGGTCCTTGATGTCGGTCGCCAGCTCCTCGGCGATCTCGTCCGCGTCCTTGACCGAGACGGTGACCGGCGCGTCCTGCGCCTCGATCGGCGCGCGTGTTGCGGTAACGACGATGTCCCGCGCCTCCGCCGGCGCGTCGCCCGGCGCGGCGGGCTCCGATAACGCGATCATCGCCGCGAGCGTCAGCAACATGCAACCCCCATTCATTAATGATTCGCAGTCGCATTAAGAGACAAAAGCCCGATCTGCAACGTCAAATGCTAGTGACTCGCATTAGTCTATGGAAATGTCGTGCGCCACCGTGCGCACATTCGACGGCGAGAGGCTCAATCGGAATTGGCAATTCTGCGACGCCGCGTTAAGGAACGGCTCGAAAGCCGTTGCGGCTTTCGATGATCGCGCCGGTGCCCCGCGAGGGGCTTGAATGGGAATGCGGTGCGGGGGACCTCCCCCAAATCCGCGGCTGTCCCTGCAACTGTGAGCGGTGAGCGAAGGCGTCATGCTCCGCATCGGAGCGGCCACTGGGAGAGCATCTGCGGATGCCCCCTGGGAAGGCGACACCCCAGCTTTGACCCGCAAGCCAGGAGACCTGCCGGCGATATGGTCGCTCTTGCTTCGGTCCAGGGGATGGCCGCGGCACGGTTCTCCGTCTGAGCGACGAACCTGTGTGGCGGGGGCCGCATCGGTGCGTGGTGCGGAGGGCTATCGGCGCCCCGCCGGGCTCGCGCCGTGCGACATGTCGGTCCCTGCCGGTCGTTGCACGCGCCGGGGGAAACGTATGTCCGATCTGTCCAAGGTGCCCGTCACCATCGTCACCGGCTTTCTGGGCGCGGGGAAGACGACGCTCATCAGCCATCTGATCCGCCAGGCCGGCGGCCGCCGGCTGGCGGTCGTCGTCAACGAATTCGGGACGC
The sequence above is drawn from the Sphingomonas adhaesiva genome and encodes:
- a CDS encoding TonB-dependent hemoglobin/transferrin/lactoferrin family receptor; the encoded protein is MLLTLAAMIALSEPAAPGDAPAEARDIVVTATRAPIEAQDAPVTVSVKDADEIAEELATDIKDLVRFEPGISVRRAPARFGAAQGVTGRAGNEGFVVRGIGGNRVLIQVDGVRVPYGFSFGAQDVGRGDYVDIGLIRSVEFLRGPASALYGSDGLAGAVSFTTSDPADILGAKSFGGSLRTQYNSADDEFTQSAVVAGRTGAVSAMLAYTRRDFSELKNKGDVEGTGVTRTAPNPQDGQANALMGKLVWDVAPGQRLRATGEYLDNRLATDVLTGINASVAGSQARDTGKRWRGALDWTYDGIGIVQFARAAVYVQDAANRQFSAEDRRTLADRTRLNTLENRVYGGSGEVRLGFTTGGITHRLVTGADVSVLRQRGLRDGTVPPAGETFPTRAFPSTDFTLAGGFLGDEIGLGPLTLHPALRYDWYRLSPERDPLLPGFAGASQSADRVSPRVGAVLALAPTVRLFASYARGFRAPEPGQINQFFSNLAFGYTSAPNPNLRPETSEAIEAGLRLNSEAVDLSASVFRADYRDFISQEVVSGAFTPTNPAVYQFINLDRAKVKGAEARLDARAGNGLTGQLAISYAEGDQIAPDGTAKPLSTVDPLKLVMGVGWREPGAGRFGGQLIMTHSARKAAQDTNGLCASTCFRPDAFTILDATVFARLTDALTLRAGVFNLTNATYAWWSDVRGLSVPRPLPAGAADVPPVAFTQPGRNASASLTFRF